In one Lolium rigidum isolate FL_2022 chromosome 3, APGP_CSIRO_Lrig_0.1, whole genome shotgun sequence genomic region, the following are encoded:
- the LOC124696930 gene encoding uncharacterized protein LOC124696930: MEGEGRSGKLMAMAQQSGVRSFHNDRRNLSGPGEESAKVGSGKSANKTAEEAEMADEAETFAAHRRRWEYKRGNTCGSFTDTTRLSSMQFTHYTPGRMPRSSFCSTPETLQIFSIKLTRLDCGLEFPLSVYGVVAIRDMVDRNRNILFSRDISEAQELKQSDPFLHLIGPSRAILFTDHVGIEIQLRVAGTAGSQDRVLISYARRYRGGYGPGVTSLCFKNILCTLELRSQPVKETVQATILGVQVTNDDGSWPLKYGGLVACSPLSGKIMVIDGEITRNIDPPSSQIVLLDSMDKSILKGDDGYVHLWRQVVSVELRGGLDLVIQAYSESGDIATETCVRFMTQVCNISQKKCTLGDAEVTFTVAWSRVPDDYV; encoded by the exons ATGGAGGGGGAGGGGAGGTCTGGGAAGCTCATGGCCATGGCGCAGCAGTCTGGGGTTCGTTCTTTCCACAACGACAGGAGGAATCTCAGCGGCCCAGGTGAAGAATCTGCCAAGGTCGGCAGCGGCAAATCAGCCAATAAGACGGCCGAGGAGGCGGAGATGGCTGACGAGGCGGAGACATTTGCTGCCCATCGTAGACGTTGGGAATATAAACGGGGGAATACATGTGGTTCCTTCACAGACACAA CGCGCCTCAGTTCCATGCAGTTCACACACTACACGCCTGGACGCATGCCACGCAGCAGCTTCTGTTCCACCCCGGAAACCTTGCAGATCTTCTCCATCAAACTCACAAGACTTGATTGCGGACTTGAGTTTCCATTGTCTGTGTATGGTGTGGTTGCCATACGAGACATGGTGGACCGCAACCGAAACATTCTCTTCTCTCGGGATATTAGCGAGGCCCAAGAACTTAAACAGAGT GATCCCTTTCTGCACTTGATTGGCCCGTCCCGTGCAATCCTGTTTACGGATCACGTTGGCATCGAAATCCAACTAAGAGTAGCAGGCACGGCAGGATCTCAAGATAGGGTGCTAATCAGTTATGCGCGCCGTTACAGGGGAGGATACGGTCCCGGCGTTACAAGCCTTTGCTTCAAGAACATCTTGTGCACGCTAGAGTTGCGCTCGCAGCCAGTAAAAGAAACTGTCCAGGCCACCATCTTGGGTGTCCAGGTTACCAATGACGATGGGTCATGGCCTCTAAAATATGGAGGCCTAGTTGCTTGCTCCCCACTATCAGGGAAAATTATGGTTATCGATGGTGAAATCACTCGTAACATTGATCCTCCATCCAGCCAGATTGTGCTGCTCGATTCGATGGATAAATCAATACTGAAAGGCGATGATGGTTATGTACATCTGTGGAGGCAAGTTGTTTCCGTAGAACTTCGAGGAGGGCTGGACCTTGTCATACAAGCCTACTCCGAATCTGGTGATATCGCTACAGAAACTTGCGTCCGTTTCATGACACAAGTTTGCAACATAAGCCAGAAGAAATGCACCCTTGGTGATGCTGAGGTAACTTTTACTGTTGCCTGGTCCCGTGTTCCTGACGATTACGTTTGA